Within Candidatus Margulisiibacteriota bacterium, the genomic segment AGAGTTTTGCTTAGTTCCAGAGCAACTACATGGTGTTGTGTGAGCAGGTCCTGAAAATCTTTTTTAAGAAGATAATAAAGCTGGCAATCGATATCAGCACGGGCCGTGGCTGTTCTGTAGGAATCTATCAACAGCGCCATTTCTCCAAAAATTTCGCCTTTTTTCAGGTTGGCCAAAATTACTTCAGCACCCTGTTTGTTTTCGATCAGGATTGATATTTGTCCTTCGGAAATCAGATAAAAACGATTGGCATAATCACCTTCATGGAAAATAATTTGACCGGCCCTGAAGGTTTCCAGCACCATTTTTGAAGAGATAAGTTCCAGTATGGAATCCGGCAATTGCTGGAAAAGATCAAGGTCTTTTAAAAAATGGATATTCACTTTTATCCTAAATAATTGGCCAGGCTTTTCCAGTCCGCTTTTTTGTCGAAGGGTTCGGAAAAAGTCAGGAAAACACTGGAAAATGGCAGGGGAATTTCATATTTATCCCATCTCCAGAACAGTTTAAAAGATCGTTGGTACTCAACTTTTAGCCCTATAGTAGGGATACCGGTTTTTTCCGTCAAATATTGAGAACCTTCTTTAATAATAAGAGGAGGTCCGTTTGGACCATCTACAGCCATTATTACATTTTGTCCCTCACGCAATTTATGGATTATTTTAACCATGGATTTGCCAGGGTCTTTTTCAGTAGGAATAATATCATAACCCAGGCTTTTTGCGCAGTTGCCCAAGATACTACCTTTGAAGTTATCCGACACAAACATTACTATATTCTTTTTGCGATAAAAGTAAAAAGGGGTAAAGGTATTTTTATGCCAGGTTGCAAATATGAAAGGATTATTAGTAAAAAAATCGATTTCGGAAAGATTGTTTATCTTTATTTTCAGGGTCTTGTTTATCAGGGTTACCACAATGCATAATAAAAATCCGATAACTACCGATGGGAATCGACTAAATATTCTGAACATAAAAAAATTATAACTCATAAATTCGGATAATGTAACATCAATTGATTTAAACCTGGAAATTGTGTATAACTATATTAATATCCTGAAAGGGGCGGTTTCATGCGCATTATGATTGTTGATGATGAGTTGGTCTGCAGGAAAAAATTATGTAAAATTCTGGAAAATGAAGGCAAAGTTGAGGAATTTATTGAAGGACAAAGCGCTCTTGACGCATTTGAAAAAGCCCTGGATGAAAATAATCCCTTCAGGCTTGTAACAATGGATATGCATATGCCCGGACTTTTAGGCCTTGAGGTCTTAAACAGGATGCGCCAAATTGAAGCGAACAGAAATATAGACAGAAAAAATGCAGCAATTATTGTCATGGTCACAACTGATGAGGAGCGGGAAAATATTCTAAATGCCATTTCTTATAATGTTAACGATTATATAGCCAAACCGTTCAACAAAGAGTTCATACTCTCGCGGCTGAAGGAATGGCTGTCGGAGTAAAAACGCTAGGAGCTCAGGGCTCGGGGCTCTGGAATGCTGGAAGATTCGAAGGTTAGAGGATTAGAAGAATGGATTAAGCATCAAATCCAAAGCTTCTTCCTTCGTCCTTCTTCTTTCATCCTTCACTTCACTCTTCGCTTCACGCTTCACTCTTCACTTTTCACTATTCATCACTCATGCTAAACTATAAGCGATGTTTTATATATACGGCATAATACTCTTCTTTCTACTGGCTCTTCCGGTATTTAGAGCTCTGATTAATATTTATCCTGATTACTTGTGGTTTGTTGACCTTGGTTATCAAAACGTTTTTTTTACCATATGGTCGGCCCGCTTAATACCCGCCCTGATTTTTACCATCGTGGCTTTTATTATTGTATATTTTAACTTATTTATAACCCTAAAAAATCGGAAAAAAATCGCGGCTGAACCGGAAGTTGTTTATGACAACGGAAGTTTGTTTAATATTAATTCGCTTCCTTTTGAGAAAACCGCGGAAATTCTTGATTCTTTTAAGTGGCTGAAAATTGTCATCGCAGCGTTTATTGCCATTATTTTCGGTGGGTTCTGGCTAATCAGCTGGGATAAAGTTTTATTTTTTTTGAACAGTCAATTGCTAGGCAAGACGGATCCTGTTTTTCATAAAGATATCGGTTTTTATTTTTTTACCTATCCTTTTTTGAAACTATTACAGAGCTGGCTTATGTCCCTCAGCGTAGTAGTCCTGATTATAACCTTATTGGGTTATATTCACCGCAAGTCTTTGTCGATAAAAGGTTTAAAGATTGAAATAAGCCCACATATCAAGCTGCATGTTTCGGTTTTGCTGGGAATTATTTTTATGCTTATTGCCTGGTTATACAAACTGAACATGTACCAGCTGCTCTATACTTCTTCGGGCCTGGTTTATGGACCAGGTTATACTGTGATCCACGCTGACTTGCTGGGCTATAACGCTTTATTTATCATGTCATTGATAATTGTCGGCCTGATATTTATTAATATTTTCAGGAAAGGAATAATGCTACCGCTGGAAGGATTTGCAGTAATGGCTGTTATTTATATTTTATTAAAAGGGGTTTATCCGGTTGTTCTGCAGCAACTGATAGTAAAACCTAACGAAATAGAAAAAGAGCGTCCATATATTAATTATTATATTAAATATACTCAGGATTCTTACGGTCTAAGCAGTATTCAGGAAAAAATACTGACAATCAATCCTAATCTTACCGTAGAAGACATGAAGCGCAACCAGGATACTGTTACCAATATACGTTTGTGGGACCATAGACCTTTATTGAAAACTTTGGAACAATTGCAGGAAATCAGGCTTTATTATAATTTTTATGATGTGGACGTAGACCGATATTGGGTCAATGGAAAATATCAGCAGGTAATGCTTTCAGCCAGGGAACTGGATGCCGATCAATTGCCGGCTCAGGCCAGGAACTGGATCAATCAGAAGCTGACTTATACTCACGGTAAAGGTGTGGTAATGCTGCCGGTAAACAAGATGACTTCCGAAGGATTACCGGATTTTTATATTAATGATGTTCCTCCAAAAATTAATGTAGATATCCAGCTGGAAAATTCTTCGATCTATTTCGGGGAAAGTACCAATAAATATATCATTACCAACACCAAAGCCAAAGAGTTTGATTATCCTCAGGGTGACAGCAATCAATATACCGAATACAGCGGTCCTAAAGGAATTGTTTTAAATAACTTTTTACGCAAACTGCTTTTCGCGATTAAATTCAGGGAAATGAATATTGTCTTTACCGATACCATTACACCTAAAAGCAAGATATTTTTTGATCGCAGTATTCGTACCAGGGTAGAAAAAATCGCGCCTTTTCTAAGTTATGACAATGATCCTTACGTGATTGTTGCAAATAAAAAGCTTTATTGGATTATGGATGCCTATACTGTTTCTTCCATGTATCCCTATGCGCAGCCGTTTTATGGATCGGTAAATTATATCCGCAATCCGGTCAAAGTGGTTATCGATGCCTATACCGGAGAAACAGGTTTTTATGTGATAGATGACAAGGAACCTATTATCGCCACATATAAAAAAGTTTTTCCTACATTATTTAAAAGTGTAAAAGAGCTGAGCCCGGAGATTATCGCTCATTTTCGTTATCCAGAAGATTTATTTGTAG encodes:
- a CDS encoding DUF374 domain-containing protein, with the translated sequence MFRIFSRFPSVVIGFLLCIVVTLINKTLKIKINNLSEIDFFTNNPFIFATWHKNTFTPFYFYRKKNIVMFVSDNFKGSILGNCAKSLGYDIIPTEKDPGKSMVKIIHKLREGQNVIMAVDGPNGPPLIIKEGSQYLTEKTGIPTIGLKVEYQRSFKLFWRWDKYEIPLPFSSVFLTFSEPFDKKADWKSLANYLG
- a CDS encoding response regulator, with amino-acid sequence MRIMIVDDELVCRKKLCKILENEGKVEEFIEGQSALDAFEKALDENNPFRLVTMDMHMPGLLGLEVLNRMRQIEANRNIDRKNAAIIVMVTTDEERENILNAISYNVNDYIAKPFNKEFILSRLKEWLSE
- a CDS encoding UPF0182 family protein, whose translation is MFYIYGIILFFLLALPVFRALINIYPDYLWFVDLGYQNVFFTIWSARLIPALIFTIVAFIIVYFNLFITLKNRKKIAAEPEVVYDNGSLFNINSLPFEKTAEILDSFKWLKIVIAAFIAIIFGGFWLISWDKVLFFLNSQLLGKTDPVFHKDIGFYFFTYPFLKLLQSWLMSLSVVVLIITLLGYIHRKSLSIKGLKIEISPHIKLHVSVLLGIIFMLIAWLYKLNMYQLLYTSSGLVYGPGYTVIHADLLGYNALFIMSLIIVGLIFINIFRKGIMLPLEGFAVMAVIYILLKGVYPVVLQQLIVKPNEIEKERPYINYYIKYTQDSYGLSSIQEKILTINPNLTVEDMKRNQDTVTNIRLWDHRPLLKTLEQLQEIRLYYNFYDVDVDRYWVNGKYQQVMLSARELDADQLPAQARNWINQKLTYTHGKGVVMLPVNKMTSEGLPDFYINDVPPKINVDIQLENSSIYFGESTNKYIITNTKAKEFDYPQGDSNQYTEYSGPKGIVLNNFLRKLLFAIKFREMNIVFTDTITPKSKIFFDRSIRTRVEKIAPFLSYDNDPYVIVANKKLYWIMDAYTVSSMYPYAQPFYGSVNYIRNPVKVVIDAYTGETGFYVIDDKEPIIATYKKVFPTLFKSVKELSPEIIAHFRYPEDLFVVQAKMFGTFHMTDPQVFYNQEDLWVVANETYADNVKPMEPYYTMMKLPEDKKLSFRLMLPFTPSKKNNMIGWMSANSDYPDYGKITVYKMPKEQLIYGPIQIESRIDQDTEISKQLTLWGQKGSQVIRGNLLVVPVENSFLYVEPLYLQATQSKIPELKRIVVAFGNKLAMEATFEEALMKVFNSNVLDKVQDTIKTKGSGTQNENGSSQLINEAGRAYNEAQQAIKALDWKTYGEQMRRLGSVLEQLRNKN